Proteins encoded together in one Oxalobacteraceae sp. CFBP 8761 window:
- a CDS encoding PAAR domain-containing protein has product MSLKIITVGDKTDHGGTVISGAPNQNIHGRAVARLGDKVDCPQFYPGGKPHGINKIVTACNTVTINGVPVAVEGCTTECGCKLIGSQPASVG; this is encoded by the coding sequence GTGTCCCTGAAAATCATCACCGTCGGCGACAAGACCGATCACGGCGGAACCGTCATCAGCGGCGCGCCCAACCAGAATATTCATGGCCGCGCGGTCGCAAGGCTTGGAGATAAAGTCGACTGTCCACAGTTCTACCCTGGAGGAAAACCACATGGCATCAACAAAATCGTTACCGCCTGTAATACCGTCACCATTAACGGCGTACCTGTTGCTGTCGAAGGGTGCACAACAGAATGCGGCTGCAAGCTGATCGGCAGCCAGCCCGCCAGCGTCGGTTAG
- the tssI gene encoding type VI secretion system tip protein VgrG — protein MRLDFPFEDGPPAILLPNKLVAREEISRGFRFEVDVLSDDPRIPLKMLMGRLVTISLVRQDGSLRYFNGYITQLSFLRADGGFAFYRMVLEPWLAFARLRKDNVSFHGKSVQQITEATLKHYRQADWHMHVFEEDPPLTVANQYNETDYNHLHRRWEARGMHYWYEHRFDGHKLMLSDKSFHNEPIDATSYDDVDVIAFHDKSGSLEDDGIHQWSASRRLGSGTTTLASVDYKNPGAQHAAGYSANRQGDIFAYEVYEDSGAYGFRMRSDGERLATQRMVEQDKDTQTFDATSNARSVQPGRTFKLGGHFSAEPRSMDYDPEPRRGIGDRSYLILSVEHEATNNYQAGAGAPSHYENRFTCINRDIRWRPGRDFNSEPGAYMGLHTATVVGPAGADIHTDGFGRVKLQFHWDRLGQHDENSSPWIRVLSPAAGKEFGHIRLPRVGEEVAVVYPNGNIDHPLILGALYNGTHMPPWALPAQSALAGLRSRELGGGARGNHLVLDDTKEMIQAQLKSDHQCSQLSLGHITRIEDNAGRKDTRGEGWELRTDGHGVARAAKGLLITTEARQAARGAIKDMDETARRLTLATEQHQLLAEIAQKNGTQEPVDNQNDVAALLQVQTDAVQGAGSKAGSFPELGKPHLVLASPAGIATTTAGDTHIASDRHTAFTSGKSLSLATGTHFFASIRQSFRLFVQKAGMKMVAAAGDIDLQALTDNIKLLAKLDITQTANRITITAKEEVVINGGGSYVKFTAGGIEHGTNGTFVAHAANHSLLSAKNMAMAVNMPPVADVLRNGSGTLNIGSHAETAGRISAGLPFKLFKDGALVEQGQFDAKGNIGFAHELDAMANYKVELPTGPSFDIAPGDPAEQHEINAGVGYHGYENPGGLLPEDVVSSEQDRIDASPLTREKP, from the coding sequence ATGCGACTGGACTTTCCTTTCGAGGATGGCCCGCCCGCCATTTTGCTACCAAACAAGCTGGTCGCGCGCGAGGAGATCTCGCGCGGATTTCGGTTCGAGGTCGACGTCCTGTCGGACGACCCGCGCATTCCGCTCAAGATGCTGATGGGCCGGCTGGTCACGATTTCGCTGGTACGCCAGGACGGCTCGCTGCGTTACTTCAACGGGTACATCACGCAGCTGTCGTTCTTGCGTGCCGATGGCGGCTTTGCCTTTTACCGGATGGTGCTCGAGCCCTGGCTTGCCTTCGCGCGACTGCGCAAGGACAACGTGTCGTTTCATGGCAAGAGCGTGCAGCAGATCACCGAAGCAACGCTCAAGCACTACCGCCAGGCCGACTGGCACATGCATGTGTTTGAAGAAGATCCGCCACTGACCGTTGCCAATCAATATAACGAGACCGACTACAACCACCTGCACCGCCGTTGGGAAGCGCGGGGCATGCATTACTGGTACGAGCACCGCTTTGATGGTCACAAGCTCATGCTCTCCGACAAGAGCTTCCATAACGAGCCGATCGACGCCACCAGCTACGACGACGTGGACGTCATCGCGTTTCACGACAAGAGCGGTTCGCTCGAAGATGACGGCATTCATCAATGGAGCGCGAGCCGGCGCCTCGGCTCCGGCACGACCACGCTGGCCAGCGTCGACTACAAGAATCCCGGCGCACAGCACGCCGCCGGTTACTCCGCCAACCGGCAAGGCGACATATTCGCTTACGAAGTGTACGAAGACAGCGGCGCCTACGGCTTTCGCATGCGCAGCGATGGCGAACGGCTCGCAACGCAGCGCATGGTGGAGCAGGACAAGGATACGCAAACGTTCGATGCCACCAGCAATGCCCGCAGCGTCCAGCCGGGGCGCACCTTCAAACTCGGCGGGCATTTCAGTGCCGAGCCGCGCTCAATGGACTACGACCCCGAACCGCGCCGCGGCATCGGTGATCGCAGTTACCTGATCCTGTCTGTCGAGCACGAAGCCACCAACAACTACCAGGCTGGCGCGGGCGCCCCGTCGCACTACGAAAACCGGTTCACCTGCATCAACAGGGACATCCGCTGGCGGCCGGGTCGCGACTTCAACAGCGAGCCAGGCGCCTACATGGGCTTGCACACGGCGACGGTCGTCGGTCCGGCTGGCGCCGACATCCACACCGATGGCTTCGGCCGGGTCAAGCTGCAATTTCACTGGGACCGGCTGGGCCAGCACGACGAAAACAGCTCGCCATGGATTCGCGTGCTGAGCCCGGCTGCAGGCAAAGAGTTCGGCCACATCCGCCTGCCGCGCGTTGGCGAAGAAGTCGCCGTTGTCTATCCGAACGGGAACATCGACCATCCGCTGATACTGGGCGCGCTCTACAACGGCACACACATGCCGCCATGGGCGCTGCCGGCGCAATCGGCCCTGGCAGGCTTGCGCAGCCGCGAGCTCGGCGGTGGTGCACGCGGCAATCACCTGGTTCTGGATGACACGAAAGAGATGATTCAGGCGCAGCTGAAAAGCGACCACCAGTGCAGTCAGCTGTCACTCGGGCATATCACGCGGATCGAGGACAACGCCGGGCGCAAGGATACGCGCGGGGAAGGCTGGGAACTGCGTACGGACGGGCATGGCGTCGCACGGGCAGCCAAGGGGCTGTTGATCACGACCGAGGCTAGGCAGGCGGCGCGTGGGGCGATCAAGGATATGGATGAGACAGCGCGCCGGCTCACGCTCGCTACCGAACAGCATCAATTACTGGCGGAAATCGCGCAAAAGAACGGTACCCAAGAGCCTGTAGACAATCAGAACGACGTTGCCGCACTCCTGCAAGTGCAAACCGATGCGGTGCAGGGGGCAGGATCAAAGGCTGGCAGCTTCCCGGAACTGGGTAAACCGCATCTGGTTCTGGCAAGCCCCGCTGGCATCGCCACGACGACAGCCGGCGACACGCACATCGCCAGTGACCGCCATACCGCCTTCACATCCGGAAAAAGTCTGTCGCTGGCTACCGGTACGCACTTCTTTGCCAGCATCCGCCAAAGCTTCCGGCTGTTTGTCCAGAAGGCCGGCATGAAAATGGTCGCTGCCGCTGGCGACATCGATCTGCAGGCGCTGACGGACAACATCAAGCTTCTGGCAAAACTGGACATCACGCAGACGGCCAACCGGATCACGATCACCGCCAAGGAAGAAGTCGTCATCAACGGCGGCGGCAGCTACGTCAAATTCACTGCTGGCGGCATTGAGCATGGCACCAATGGGACATTCGTCGCGCACGCTGCGAATCACAGTCTGCTCAGCGCAAAGAACATGGCGATGGCGGTCAATATGCCGCCGGTGGCCGATGTCTTGCGCAATGGGAGCGGCACCCTGAACATCGGTAGCCATGCCGAGACCGCCGGGCGCATCAGTGCCGGGCTGCCCTTCAAGCTGTTCAAGGACGGCGCATTGGTCGAGCAGGGACAGTTCGATGCCAAGGGAAATATCGGGTTCGCACACGAACTCGATGCCATGGCGAACTACAAGGTTGAGCTTCCAACTGGCCCGTCCTTTGACATCGCGCCCGGTGATCCCGCCGAGCAGCACGAAATCAATGCGGGCGTGGGATACCACGGCTACGAGAATCCTGGCGGACTTCTGCCCGAAGACGTCGTGTCTTCAGAACAGGATCGCATCGATGCCAGTCCCTTGACACGCGAGAAGCCTTGA
- the tssK gene encoding type VI secretion system baseplate subunit TssK, giving the protein MNPSNVAPSQGNAPADRYDASLREINIALQAQRHPSQNVSSETSMGGTMSATSKVLWSEGLTLGPQHFQRQDLYHETRLQRIASALNPYCWGVCKVTWNVEGLGHNRLSATTMSLIYPDGDIVEAPGADLLPEPVDLTCLPPEDESFTFYAALALVKPHGGNADDNSRYVRCDLDTTDLFSDALAIEVPFLKKQVRLLLQAEPHGARASIPVVRLRRVAEGGFELVPEFIPPSVTVGAAPGLVRMLDGLSSVITTKIESLQRTHRMTNNSMYEAGAGDISSWWMLNILSTANALLMHCARSPGFHPEVMFRQMLAAAGGLMTFSDRYKTADLPAYRHEAMGEAFAELDALLRDLVDTAIGTNYLIIPFVADKSRRTFSQAILDPAKVTKQSQLYLAITADMAGLDLVATVPIRLKVAAPENMESIIGSALPGIPIAHMPQVPPAIPVRPNTYYFSLSTKHPLYDKALEAGVLAVYAPDGIPGLKIDLVVVL; this is encoded by the coding sequence GTGAATCCCAGCAATGTTGCGCCGTCACAAGGGAATGCACCGGCTGATCGATACGATGCCTCGCTGCGCGAAATCAATATCGCGCTTCAGGCGCAACGCCATCCTTCCCAGAATGTGTCCAGCGAAACTTCAATGGGAGGAACCATGAGCGCAACATCGAAGGTCCTGTGGTCGGAAGGTTTGACGCTGGGGCCGCAGCACTTTCAGCGTCAGGATCTCTATCATGAAACCCGGCTCCAGCGCATCGCCTCGGCCCTCAATCCGTACTGTTGGGGTGTGTGCAAGGTGACGTGGAATGTGGAAGGATTGGGACACAATCGGCTGAGCGCGACCACGATGTCGCTGATCTATCCCGACGGAGACATCGTCGAGGCGCCCGGCGCCGACCTGCTGCCCGAGCCGGTCGATCTCACGTGCCTGCCGCCAGAGGACGAATCATTCACGTTCTACGCAGCCCTGGCCCTGGTCAAGCCACATGGGGGCAATGCCGACGACAACAGCCGCTACGTGCGCTGCGACCTGGATACCACTGACCTGTTCAGTGATGCGCTGGCGATCGAGGTGCCTTTCCTTAAAAAACAGGTGCGGCTGTTGCTGCAGGCCGAGCCGCATGGGGCGCGTGCCAGCATCCCGGTGGTGCGGCTGCGGCGGGTAGCGGAAGGGGGTTTCGAGCTGGTACCGGAGTTCATTCCGCCGAGCGTCACGGTGGGCGCAGCCCCAGGCCTGGTGCGCATGCTCGATGGCTTGAGCAGTGTGATCACGACGAAGATCGAATCGCTCCAGCGCACGCACCGCATGACGAACAACAGCATGTACGAAGCCGGTGCGGGCGATATCTCGTCGTGGTGGATGCTCAACATCCTGAGCACGGCCAATGCGCTGCTGATGCACTGCGCCAGGTCGCCCGGGTTTCATCCCGAGGTGATGTTCCGGCAAATGCTCGCCGCCGCGGGTGGACTGATGACGTTTTCAGATCGCTACAAGACGGCCGACCTGCCCGCCTACCGCCACGAGGCGATGGGCGAGGCATTCGCCGAGCTCGACGCGTTGCTGCGCGATCTGGTCGATACGGCGATCGGCACCAACTATCTCATCATTCCGTTCGTGGCCGACAAGAGCCGGCGCACGTTCTCGCAGGCGATCCTGGATCCGGCCAAGGTCACGAAACAAAGCCAGCTTTATCTGGCGATCACTGCCGATATGGCGGGCCTTGATCTGGTGGCGACGGTGCCGATCCGGCTCAAGGTCGCTGCGCCCGAGAATATGGAAAGTATTATCGGGTCAGCATTGCCAGGCATACCGATCGCGCACATGCCGCAAGTGCCCCCGGCGATCCCGGTGCGGCCCAACACCTACTATTTTTCGCTGTCCACCAAACATCCCCTGTACGACAAGGCGCTGGAGGCAGGCGTGCTGGCGGTGTATGCGCCGGACGGGATCCCGGGACTGAAAATCGACCTGGTCGTGGTGCTCTAG
- a CDS encoding phospholipase, which yields MGMDENAGLYTQKLTYNKTMGPYQCLSKPWWIRTGKHAIYPPRHACCLEALVCGEEVFRSIQTDLLAAQHSVDIITWGFDPGMVLVRTGAGETGLRYGDLLKRIATRKDNPVMVRLLLWNDDVASHLMAKNNPGYYGGRIPTIKGYAGFFGELHERYNCEWFEDIIGGKVANIVLQGREVALKCRGPALEGENYKSSAKGMLGSAYPTHHQKSLLIDYETPARAVGYVMGHNSTTDFWDTIEHRFHDPNREVLFNKNPAEAISQYTATIDEAHDRYEQMAYSATPFQPGLRRAGRMAKFAEQHAFVAKPYQDVSLRVCGPVLYDLNHNFCTGWAETGSVKSTFSTALGLTPIGLAVKATQAIVGAIATAAPRLPDPAQSRKHIKAAEFIVRGARHSAQLLRTYPATKEKAIKECYANLNRLTEHYLFIQNQYVQYEDWATHLTECADKLRNAGYLKPIYVFIVTSTPESDGMDLATYDIALRLGSSEKMKVEHAETVAQAEQGKAKMPITPEALEKRGIKALMASMWSGAAKPTSAADYEETYIHAKVAIVDDAAFTVGSANLNVRSMALDSELNLLSQAMDVAFELRRKLFKQCTNDEGPAQFGDMNKTFGKWLDLMSKNTEAMANCSPLSGQIATFHVNRQPGWPVI from the coding sequence ATGGGAATGGACGAGAATGCAGGACTGTACACGCAGAAGCTCACCTACAACAAGACAATGGGGCCGTACCAATGCCTTTCCAAACCCTGGTGGATACGGACTGGCAAACACGCAATATACCCGCCGCGCCACGCATGCTGCCTTGAGGCGCTCGTCTGTGGCGAAGAGGTATTTCGCAGCATACAGACCGACCTTCTGGCAGCACAGCACAGCGTAGATATCATCACGTGGGGATTTGATCCGGGCATGGTGCTGGTTCGCACTGGCGCAGGCGAAACCGGCCTACGCTACGGAGACCTGCTCAAGCGGATTGCGACACGCAAGGACAACCCGGTCATGGTTCGTCTTCTTTTATGGAACGACGACGTCGCCTCGCACTTAATGGCCAAGAACAACCCCGGCTACTACGGGGGCCGTATCCCGACTATCAAAGGCTATGCGGGTTTTTTCGGCGAACTGCACGAACGCTATAACTGCGAGTGGTTCGAGGACATCATCGGGGGTAAGGTAGCGAATATTGTGCTGCAGGGGCGTGAAGTCGCATTGAAATGTCGCGGCCCTGCGCTCGAAGGAGAAAACTACAAAAGCAGCGCCAAGGGCATGCTCGGATCAGCCTATCCGACACATCACCAGAAGTCGCTGCTGATCGACTACGAAACGCCGGCGCGGGCCGTTGGTTACGTGATGGGTCATAACTCGACGACCGACTTTTGGGACACGATCGAGCATCGCTTCCACGACCCGAATCGTGAAGTACTCTTCAATAAAAATCCGGCCGAAGCGATCAGCCAGTATACGGCCACGATCGATGAAGCCCACGATCGTTACGAACAAATGGCTTATTCCGCCACCCCTTTTCAACCGGGACTCAGGCGGGCCGGGCGCATGGCTAAATTCGCGGAACAGCACGCCTTTGTCGCCAAACCCTACCAAGATGTATCGCTGCGCGTGTGCGGTCCCGTCCTCTACGACCTGAATCACAATTTCTGCACTGGCTGGGCCGAAACCGGGTCGGTGAAATCGACCTTCAGCACGGCCTTGGGCCTGACCCCAATTGGCCTTGCAGTCAAGGCGACACAGGCCATTGTCGGGGCGATCGCCACCGCAGCGCCGCGCCTGCCCGATCCGGCGCAGAGCAGGAAGCACATCAAGGCAGCCGAATTCATCGTGCGCGGCGCTCGCCACAGTGCGCAGCTTCTGCGCACCTACCCGGCCACGAAAGAAAAAGCGATCAAGGAATGCTATGCAAATCTGAATCGGCTCACCGAGCACTACCTTTTCATCCAGAACCAGTACGTCCAATATGAAGACTGGGCCACCCATCTGACCGAGTGCGCCGACAAGCTACGTAACGCCGGCTATCTCAAGCCGATCTACGTGTTTATCGTGACCTCGACGCCAGAGTCGGATGGCATGGATCTGGCGACCTACGACATCGCCTTGCGGCTTGGGAGCAGTGAGAAGATGAAGGTGGAGCATGCGGAGACGGTCGCGCAGGCTGAACAAGGCAAGGCCAAGATGCCGATTACGCCCGAAGCGCTGGAAAAGCGAGGAATCAAGGCACTCATGGCGTCAATGTGGAGTGGCGCTGCCAAGCCAACATCCGCAGCTGATTATGAGGAAACTTATATCCACGCAAAGGTGGCGATCGTCGATGACGCGGCCTTCACGGTCGGGTCGGCCAATCTGAACGTGCGCAGCATGGCATTGGACAGCGAATTGAATTTGCTCAGTCAGGCTATGGATGTTGCTTTCGAATTACGCAGGAAATTGTTCAAACAGTGCACGAATGATGAAGGGCCGGCGCAGTTCGGAGATATGAATAAAACGTTTGGAAAATGGCTGGACTTGATGAGTAAAAACACTGAAGCGATGGCGAATTGCTCACCGCTATCTGGCCAGATCGCTACTTTTCACGTCAACCGACAACCCGGCTGGCCAGTGATCTGA
- the tssG gene encoding type VI secretion system baseplate subunit TssG: MALLLAEPYRFGFTQLVNILLRALQCHGIGRERALRTVLSFRNSLSLSFPASEVEALDVEPATQDPLGTLRSGTLRRVRITPAFIGLLGASGTLPVHDTERIAARKSLGDDASQRELLDVMSTRLIGLFYEASVKYRVEHDLAIGDGDRLLPMMTALAGTCAPRAASAGQPVRHVRPDTAACFAGLLRTRPVAAGTVEQVLSNYFDVPVRLEQFVGCWDPVPEHRRSTLGVTRPVLGISTALGTRLWRHDICARLHVGPLDEAQARSFLPGGTALAALREMTRMFAVPTLHYELRLLLAPPVIKPLTLSTKTPSRQLGWNTFLTATPGITDRPDVRLMLQTPMTRKRDRQKNGVVA; the protein is encoded by the coding sequence ATGGCCCTGCTCCTGGCCGAGCCGTACCGGTTCGGCTTCACCCAGCTGGTCAACATCCTGCTACGCGCGCTGCAATGCCATGGCATCGGCCGCGAACGCGCGTTGCGCACCGTGCTGTCGTTTCGCAACAGCCTGTCGCTGTCGTTTCCTGCCAGCGAAGTCGAAGCGCTCGACGTCGAGCCGGCAACACAAGATCCACTTGGCACGCTGCGTTCGGGCACGCTACGGCGCGTCCGGATCACGCCCGCGTTCATCGGCCTGCTCGGCGCCAGTGGCACCCTGCCGGTGCACGATACCGAACGGATCGCAGCGCGCAAGTCGCTTGGGGACGATGCCAGCCAGCGCGAACTGCTCGATGTCATGTCGACGCGGTTGATCGGCCTGTTCTATGAGGCGTCGGTCAAGTACCGGGTCGAACACGACCTGGCCATCGGCGACGGGGACCGGTTGCTGCCGATGATGACTGCCTTGGCAGGCACGTGCGCGCCAAGGGCCGCAAGCGCCGGGCAACCCGTCAGGCACGTCAGACCGGATACTGCAGCCTGTTTCGCCGGGCTGCTGCGCACCCGCCCGGTGGCGGCCGGCACAGTCGAACAGGTGTTGAGCAACTATTTCGACGTGCCGGTCAGACTCGAACAATTCGTTGGCTGCTGGGATCCGGTTCCCGAACACCGGCGCAGCACACTGGGCGTCACCAGGCCCGTGCTCGGCATCAGTACGGCGCTGGGCACGCGCCTGTGGCGGCATGACATCTGTGCGCGTCTGCATGTCGGGCCACTGGACGAAGCGCAAGCACGCAGTTTTCTTCCCGGTGGCACGGCGCTGGCGGCACTGCGGGAAATGACGAGGATGTTTGCGGTGCCGACCTTGCACTATGAACTACGGTTACTGCTTGCACCGCCTGTCATCAAGCCGCTCACGCTGAGCACGAAGACGCCGTCGCGTCAGCTCGGATGGAACACGTTTCTCACCGCAACACCAGGCATCACGGATCGTCCCGACGTCCGGTTGATGCTGCAGACTCCGATGACTCGAAAAAGAGACAGACAGAAAAACGGTGTCGTGGCTTAA
- the tssE gene encoding type VI secretion system baseplate subunit TssE, which translates to MRGFTSGLFDRLDDTTETPSGNRRDARVRAVEHALRSITRDLQALLNTRCGVHQASFSPLPAVSGSILNYGLIDFAGMCMNSDTDQQEICKAVQLAIQRHEPRLHKVLVSLRGAKSARGTINRVEFVITAQLKHASMPEAMSFNAVFRPSLQQYSIEGAN; encoded by the coding sequence ATGCGCGGCTTTACTTCCGGTCTGTTCGACCGCCTGGACGACACCACCGAAACGCCATCCGGTAACCGGCGCGACGCCCGTGTGCGCGCTGTCGAGCATGCACTGCGCAGCATCACGCGTGACCTGCAGGCGCTGCTCAACACCCGCTGCGGCGTGCACCAGGCGTCGTTCAGCCCGCTCCCGGCGGTATCGGGCTCCATCCTGAACTATGGCCTGATCGACTTCGCCGGCATGTGCATGAACAGCGATACGGACCAGCAGGAAATCTGCAAGGCCGTCCAGTTGGCCATCCAGCGCCATGAACCCCGGCTGCACAAGGTCCTCGTGTCACTGCGGGGCGCCAAGAGCGCCAGGGGCACCATCAACCGCGTGGAATTCGTGATCACTGCGCAGCTGAAACATGCGTCGATGCCCGAGGCGATGTCGTTCAATGCGGTATTTCGCCCCTCGCTCCAGCAGTATTCGATCGAAGGTGCCAACTAG
- a CDS encoding sel1 repeat family protein — MYIATAFVAILTGAYFLQRHLEYVKMHTIPTGLRTFDVNNPIPACGRWKDTMPKTRDANAYRLYINARNLWRSKIEWQLTRQEAISILSDVQTAANLGDWGARALMAYFYRSGLGPLKSNHVLEPDGDKVVEIVRTAVAAGQAWGYYDLGVAHEHGYGGAAYDKNIAWAYYLKAAELGSPEAQMALAGAYLKAGRRDADAAMVMCSYKQGHGPAAYKLGIRAEILKDFAAAVRYHQAGTRFGSKNSAVSLRMMFDIREWDLREKQDQAAFKELQILPDPEREHRYDQLADALDLNPDLKLSRLDQVLPLPPAELPAWQSINDAIEPEPDGPPTY; from the coding sequence ATTTATATCGCCACCGCATTCGTCGCTATTTTGACCGGGGCCTATTTCCTGCAAAGACATTTGGAGTACGTGAAGATGCATACCATTCCTACCGGCTTGCGCACGTTCGATGTCAACAACCCGATCCCGGCCTGCGGCCGCTGGAAGGACACGATGCCGAAGACCCGTGACGCTAACGCCTATCGGCTCTATATCAATGCCCGCAATCTGTGGCGCAGCAAGATCGAATGGCAGCTAACGCGCCAAGAAGCAATTTCCATTCTAAGCGACGTACAGACCGCCGCCAACCTGGGTGACTGGGGTGCTCGCGCATTAATGGCCTACTTCTACCGGTCCGGCCTCGGCCCTCTCAAGTCCAATCACGTACTTGAGCCCGACGGTGACAAGGTCGTCGAGATCGTGCGCACTGCTGTCGCTGCAGGCCAAGCTTGGGGCTACTACGATCTCGGTGTCGCTCACGAGCATGGCTACGGTGGAGCCGCATACGATAAAAATATCGCGTGGGCGTATTACCTAAAAGCGGCAGAGCTTGGCAGTCCGGAAGCACAAATGGCCTTGGCAGGCGCTTATTTGAAAGCTGGGCGTCGCGATGCCGATGCCGCTATGGTGATGTGCTCTTATAAACAGGGCCATGGCCCTGCTGCCTACAAACTTGGAATCAGGGCGGAAATCCTAAAAGATTTCGCTGCTGCGGTGAGGTACCACCAGGCGGGAACAAGATTCGGTAGCAAGAATTCCGCAGTATCACTGCGGATGATGTTTGACATCAGGGAGTGGGATCTACGCGAAAAACAGGATCAGGCTGCCTTTAAAGAGTTGCAAATTCTGCCCGATCCGGAACGCGAGCATCGGTACGATCAGCTCGCCGACGCGCTCGACCTCAACCCAGATCTGAAACTTTCCCGATTGGATCAGGTACTGCCATTGCCCCCTGCCGAACTGCCCGCATGGCAGAGCATCAATGACGCGATCGAGCCGGAGCCGGACGGCCCCCCGACCTACTGA
- the tssF gene encoding type VI secretion system baseplate subunit TssF, translating to MDELLTKYERELVILRSLCREYAQRYPKVAARLQMGGDTCDDPHVERLIQSTALLSARVSKRLDDSYPEFTEALLNLLYPHYLRPFPSCAIVRVSSALDRPDAIPAMPRGTLLESKPIHGVACRFKTIHDVKPSPVALRAARFETVIQAPVATRLPDDVTSSLTLTFGAAGWGPLPAPDTATVLRVYADGDASFCATLRDALFMHTVAAYVQIDDDGPWERLPCIPIAPAGFAPDDALIPFDARSHGAYRILAEYFAFPEKFNFFDIDIAMLLARVPAGCASVTLRLGLAGIRPDADKARMLAGLSTQHLVQGCTPVVNLFQQPGVPITYDQRAADYTLLAHANFPQAYEVYSVDAVHLVRQNGNDTSITAFQPFYALRHGAQHASEQGRYWFMRHDETLALCSPGHEKSITLVGADCDPFEIERNILSVELSCTNRDLPCSLAIGAPEGDLFIPGATRNAAIRMVRRPTRPARLTNDAGMHWRLISHLALNHHSLMDDGVHGLREMLSLYDLASSSVSRRQIRGIIALDQQDTTAWIRHRSGTSLVHGLEVRVTLDEEAYAGAGLHLFVQVLHQFFALYVQLNSFVELVALSHQSGKELIRCAPRSGSMSLL from the coding sequence ATGGACGAATTGTTGACAAAGTACGAGCGCGAGCTCGTCATTCTCAGGTCGCTGTGCAGGGAATATGCGCAGCGCTATCCCAAGGTTGCCGCCAGGCTGCAAATGGGTGGCGATACCTGCGACGATCCGCATGTCGAACGCCTGATACAAAGCACGGCCCTGCTCAGCGCGCGCGTGTCGAAGCGACTGGACGATTCGTACCCCGAATTCACTGAGGCCCTGCTCAACCTGCTCTATCCCCACTATCTGCGCCCGTTTCCGTCCTGCGCAATCGTGCGCGTTTCCAGCGCACTCGATCGCCCGGATGCGATCCCTGCCATGCCGCGCGGGACGTTGCTGGAATCGAAGCCAATACATGGTGTGGCATGCCGCTTCAAGACCATCCACGACGTCAAGCCGTCGCCTGTCGCACTGCGCGCCGCACGTTTCGAGACCGTCATCCAGGCGCCGGTCGCAACACGCCTGCCGGACGACGTCACATCGTCGCTGACGCTGACATTCGGCGCCGCCGGATGGGGGCCGCTGCCGGCGCCGGACACGGCGACCGTGCTGCGCGTGTATGCCGATGGCGATGCCTCGTTCTGCGCCACGCTGCGCGATGCGCTCTTCATGCACACGGTGGCAGCGTACGTCCAGATTGACGATGACGGCCCGTGGGAACGGTTACCTTGCATACCGATCGCACCGGCTGGATTTGCTCCTGACGACGCCCTGATCCCGTTCGACGCCCGCTCGCATGGGGCTTACCGCATTCTTGCCGAATATTTCGCCTTCCCCGAGAAGTTCAATTTTTTCGACATCGATATTGCCATGCTGCTGGCACGAGTACCTGCCGGCTGCGCCAGTGTCACGTTACGTCTGGGCCTTGCCGGCATCCGGCCCGACGCCGACAAGGCGCGCATGCTCGCCGGCCTGTCGACACAGCATCTGGTGCAGGGTTGCACGCCCGTCGTCAATCTGTTCCAGCAGCCTGGCGTACCGATCACGTACGACCAGCGCGCGGCCGACTACACCCTTCTGGCGCACGCCAATTTTCCGCAGGCATATGAGGTGTATTCGGTCGATGCGGTGCACCTGGTGCGCCAGAACGGCAATGACACGTCGATCACGGCATTCCAGCCGTTCTATGCGCTTCGGCACGGCGCACAACACGCCAGCGAGCAAGGACGTTACTGGTTCATGCGGCACGACGAGACGCTCGCCTTGTGCAGTCCGGGCCATGAAAAATCGATCACGCTCGTCGGTGCCGATTGCGACCCGTTTGAGATCGAAAGAAATATCCTGTCGGTTGAACTGAGCTGCACGAACCGCGATCTACCCTGCTCACTGGCCATCGGCGCGCCTGAAGGCGACCTGTTCATTCCCGGCGCAACACGCAACGCAGCGATCCGCATGGTGCGCAGGCCAACCCGCCCTGCCCGCCTGACGAATGACGCAGGCATGCACTGGCGACTGATCTCGCACCTGGCGCTGAACCATCACTCCCTGATGGACGACGGCGTGCACGGCCTGCGCGAAATGCTGTCCCTGTACGACCTGGCCTCGTCGTCCGTCTCGCGGCGGCAAATCCGCGGCATCATCGCGCTCGACCAGCAGGACACCACGGCCTGGATCAGGCACAGGAGCGGCACATCGCTGGTACACGGCCTTGAAGTGCGCGTCACGCTCGACGAAGAAGCGTATGCCGGCGCCGGCCTGCATCTGTTCGTCCAGGTGCTGCACCAGTTCTTTGCGCTGTACGTGCAGCTGAACAGCTTCGTCGAACTCGTCGCCCTCTCGCATCAAAGCGGAAAGGAGCTGATCCGATGCGCCCCACGAAGCGGAAGCATGAGCCTGCTGTAA